One genomic region from Natrinema caseinilyticum encodes:
- a CDS encoding TIGR03560 family F420-dependent LLM class oxidoreductase: protein MTAIDLDVGVILPQYGTDVGTVRDVALEAEGRGYDAVWLEDHFQSWIGDPRRTTLECWTTLSAVAEATDRVRLGTLVTSQSYRHPALLAKMAATVDRVSDGRLELGLGAGWYEDEYDRFGYEFRTPPADRLRRLAETVEILRGLWTPETYSHEGEHLEIDLEDAFCEPTPVQNPHPPIWIGGGGEDFTLRYTAELADGWNYGTLEPEGFAEKLAVLRAHCENEDRYDEIRKSAELFVFVGETTAAAERKREAFRTAFLPEESSEPRECFLSGYVETAPTGTPDEVRDRLAEYADVGIETVMLAVPDATEDGDDSLALLADALLE, encoded by the coding sequence ATGACCGCGATCGACCTGGACGTGGGGGTCATCCTCCCGCAGTACGGCACCGACGTCGGGACCGTCCGGGACGTCGCTCTCGAGGCGGAGGGGCGGGGCTACGACGCGGTCTGGCTCGAGGACCACTTCCAGTCGTGGATCGGCGACCCGCGCCGGACGACCCTGGAGTGCTGGACGACCCTGAGCGCCGTCGCGGAGGCCACCGACCGGGTCCGACTCGGGACGCTCGTCACCAGCCAGTCGTACCGTCATCCGGCCCTCCTCGCGAAGATGGCCGCGACGGTCGATCGCGTCAGCGACGGTCGGCTCGAACTGGGATTGGGGGCGGGCTGGTACGAGGACGAGTACGACCGCTTCGGCTACGAGTTTCGAACGCCACCGGCCGATCGGCTTCGCCGGCTCGCCGAGACCGTCGAAATCCTCCGGGGGCTGTGGACGCCCGAGACGTACAGTCACGAGGGCGAGCACCTCGAGATCGATCTCGAGGACGCCTTCTGCGAGCCCACGCCCGTGCAGAATCCGCACCCGCCCATCTGGATCGGCGGCGGGGGAGAGGACTTCACGCTGCGATACACCGCCGAACTGGCGGACGGCTGGAACTACGGTACCCTGGAGCCGGAGGGGTTCGCCGAGAAACTCGCCGTTCTCCGAGCCCACTGCGAGAACGAGGACCGCTACGACGAGATCCGGAAGTCCGCCGAACTGTTCGTCTTCGTCGGCGAGACGACTGCGGCTGCCGAGCGAAAGCGCGAGGCGTTTCGCACCGCGTTCCTGCCCGAGGAGTCGAGCGAGCCCCGCGAGTGCTTCCTCTCCGGGTACGTCGAAACGGCCCCGACGGGAACGCCGGACGAAGTCCGCGATCGGCTGGCGGAGTACGCCGACGTCGGGATCGAGACGGTCATGCTCGCGGTTCCGGACGCGACCGAGGACGGGGACGACAGTCTGGCGCTGCTCGCCGACGCCCTGCTCGAGTGA
- a CDS encoding tRNA-binding protein, with product MVESPFDAEIVVGEVIEAEPFPQAEKPKMTKLWIDLGDEEIQSAGQLDHHYDAVDLVGRQVLCATNIGSVRIAGFKSEALTVGVPSEEGYPVLVSPDESVPLGGTLY from the coding sequence ATGGTCGAAAGTCCGTTCGACGCGGAGATCGTAGTCGGCGAAGTGATCGAGGCGGAACCGTTCCCCCAGGCCGAAAAGCCGAAGATGACCAAACTCTGGATCGACCTGGGCGACGAAGAGATACAGTCGGCCGGCCAACTGGACCACCACTACGACGCCGTCGACCTCGTCGGCCGGCAGGTCCTGTGTGCGACGAACATCGGGTCGGTTCGGATCGCGGGATTCAAATCCGAAGCCCTCACCGTCGGCGTCCCAAGCGAGGAGGGATATCCCGTACTGGTGTCGCCTGACGAGTCGGTGCCCCTGGGTGGGACGTTGTACTGA
- a CDS encoding AIR synthase family protein, translated as MTDLGKIDRTFFDRHIAPNLGADRDDVAIGPTHGVDFGVLDIDGTALVTATDPLSILPDLGLERAARFALDLVLADVAVSGVAPSHLSISFTLPDRITDDEFATIWKTIDAECADLGVAVVTGHTARYADLSYPWVGGATAMGVGDHDDIVRPDGTREGDRLLLTNGPAVESVGLLSTLFGEQLPLSDDVLEAARNRLEDVFSVRDAVTAAAAGPVTAMHDVTEGGLAGALTEMAEGAGVRFAIDRAAVPMRPGVREVCDVLEIDPWAATSCGSLVIAVDPDGVDDVRRALEDRHTPVAEIGRVEAVATGDGTVTVDGERLEHPLVDPSWEAYADLADGSDP; from the coding sequence GTGACCGATCTCGGAAAAATCGACCGGACGTTCTTCGACCGGCACATCGCGCCGAATCTCGGTGCCGACCGCGACGACGTCGCGATCGGGCCGACCCACGGCGTCGATTTCGGCGTCCTGGATATCGACGGGACGGCGCTGGTCACAGCCACCGATCCACTCTCGATCCTGCCCGATCTGGGCCTCGAGCGGGCGGCTCGATTCGCCCTCGACCTCGTTCTCGCGGACGTGGCCGTAAGCGGTGTGGCTCCCTCACACCTCTCGATCAGCTTCACGCTTCCCGACCGAATAACCGACGACGAGTTCGCGACGATCTGGAAGACGATAGACGCCGAATGTGCGGATCTCGGAGTCGCGGTCGTTACGGGCCACACGGCTCGGTACGCCGACCTGTCGTATCCGTGGGTCGGCGGTGCGACCGCGATGGGCGTCGGCGACCACGACGATATCGTCCGCCCCGACGGCACACGCGAGGGCGATCGGCTGCTCCTGACGAACGGCCCCGCCGTCGAATCGGTCGGGTTGCTGAGCACCCTCTTCGGCGAGCAATTACCGCTCTCGGACGACGTACTGGAGGCCGCACGAAACCGACTCGAGGACGTGTTTTCCGTCCGCGATGCCGTCACCGCGGCGGCTGCGGGACCGGTAACGGCCATGCACGACGTCACCGAAGGCGGTCTCGCCGGTGCGCTCACCGAGATGGCCGAGGGCGCGGGCGTTCGGTTCGCGATCGATCGCGCGGCCGTCCCGATGCGCCCCGGCGTCCGCGAGGTGTGTGACGTCCTCGAAATCGACCCCTGGGCGGCGACCAGTTGTGGCTCGCTCGTGATCGCCGTCGATCCCGACGGCGTCGACGACGTCCGACGCGCGCTCGAGGATCGCCACACCCCGGTCGCCGAAATCGGACGCGTCGAAGCCGTCGCTACCGGCGACGGAACGGTTACTGTCGACGGGGAGCGTCTCGAGCATCCGCTCGTCGATCCGTCGTGGGAGGCCTACGCGGACCTCGCCGACGGGTCGGATCCCTGA
- the thiD gene encoding bifunctional hydroxymethylpyrimidine kinase/phosphomethylpyrimidine kinase, whose translation MRTPAPDRRPVALTIAGSDSGGGAGIQADLATMAAHGVFGTSAITAVTAQHTRGVESSYAVPPDEVEAQLGAVTADFDIGGAKTGMLATTDVVETVANRASDFDFPLVVDPVMVATSGDRLLEPAAERAYEDLLAEARLATPNADEAEVLTGIAVTDDRTAREAGEAILETGADAVLIKGGHVPGEHVRDVLITDDVVRTFEHPRVDTDATHGSGCALAAAIAARLAKDEPLETAVGGATDFLARAVRYHYDVGRGPGAVNHTVALRNEAAQEVTAEEVHAVVDRFVEADVSALVPEVGMNVVGATPFAESVAETAAVEGRITRTLSGVQPNRGVRFGASSHVARFLLSAREFVPALRFAVNCRFDEDVEGALEAIDWPIAEYDRSREPDTVAETEGSTMGWGARRAFADREESPVAVVDRGDVGKEAIVKLVAEDATTLADRTLALNAEVVE comes from the coding sequence ATGCGAACACCAGCACCCGATAGACGTCCGGTCGCGCTGACGATTGCGGGCAGCGATTCCGGTGGCGGCGCTGGGATCCAGGCCGACCTCGCGACGATGGCCGCCCACGGCGTCTTCGGCACGTCAGCGATCACCGCCGTTACCGCCCAGCACACCCGCGGCGTCGAGTCTTCGTACGCCGTACCGCCCGACGAGGTCGAAGCCCAACTCGGCGCCGTAACAGCCGACTTCGACATCGGCGGCGCGAAGACCGGGATGCTTGCGACCACCGACGTCGTCGAAACCGTCGCGAACCGGGCGAGCGACTTCGATTTCCCGCTGGTGGTGGATCCGGTGATGGTGGCGACCTCGGGGGACCGCCTGCTCGAACCCGCCGCCGAACGCGCGTACGAGGATCTGCTCGCCGAGGCGAGGCTGGCCACGCCCAACGCGGACGAGGCCGAGGTATTGACCGGTATCGCCGTCACCGACGACCGGACCGCTCGCGAGGCCGGCGAGGCGATCCTCGAGACCGGTGCCGACGCCGTGTTGATAAAGGGCGGTCACGTCCCCGGCGAGCACGTTCGGGACGTGCTGATCACCGACGACGTCGTCCGGACGTTCGAACACCCCCGCGTCGACACGGACGCGACCCACGGCTCCGGCTGCGCGCTCGCAGCCGCGATCGCAGCGCGCCTCGCGAAAGACGAGCCGCTGGAAACGGCCGTCGGCGGCGCGACCGACTTCCTCGCACGTGCGGTGCGCTACCACTACGACGTCGGTCGGGGTCCCGGCGCGGTCAACCACACGGTGGCGCTCCGAAACGAAGCCGCGCAAGAGGTGACCGCCGAAGAAGTCCATGCGGTCGTCGACCGGTTCGTCGAGGCCGACGTGTCCGCGCTCGTCCCCGAGGTCGGCATGAACGTCGTCGGCGCGACGCCGTTCGCCGAATCGGTCGCCGAGACCGCCGCCGTCGAGGGCCGCATCACGCGGACTCTCTCCGGCGTCCAGCCGAACCGCGGCGTCAGATTCGGGGCCTCGAGCCACGTCGCCCGCTTCCTGCTCTCGGCGCGGGAATTCGTTCCCGCGTTGCGATTCGCGGTCAACTGCCGCTTCGACGAGGACGTCGAGGGGGCTCTCGAGGCGATCGACTGGCCGATCGCGGAGTACGATCGCTCCAGGGAGCCCGATACGGTCGCGGAGACGGAGGGGAGCACGATGGGGTGGGGTGCCAGACGGGCGTTCGCCGACCGAGAGGAGTCCCCGGTCGCGGTCGTCGATCGCGGCGACGTGGGGAAAGAGGCGATCGTAAAGCTGGTCGCCGAGGACGCGACGACGCTCGCCGATCGGACGCTGGCGCTGAACGCGGAGGTCGTCGAATGA
- a CDS encoding methyl-accepting chemotaxis protein codes for MIVKSLIVGGAIVMCGSILYTRRLVRRLDENDYRRRWIGLFGLMSFFLIGYVAALWVTVRGSEEMFRLLTGFVFLFGAVFVSLVVNTGILTVEDLQDRGEAIQRKMNEAEEARREAVALRKEAERANQHLIAKADEYADVMQACAAGDLTRRMDPESENEAIRTVATEFNEMIAELESTTEFLSQFAVDVAAASEEATASSEEVQSASQQVAGSIQDISSGAERQYESFQSVDAEMNGLSSTIEEIASSSNRVADLAAQTARTGEEGREAARDAIEGMNEIESESERAVEDIEALQAEIDQIDELVEFISTVADQTNMLALNANIEASRSAKSGGGGFSAVAGEVKELASETKEAAESIEERIEGIKEQTNRTADTVRATSEEVTSHREAVENAASALEAIAMYTRDTNDGVQEISAATEQQAASTQQVVAMIDEATAISEETVSEAETVAAAAEEQTSSLAEVSRVITDLSHQATQLAERLDSFETDANERPTWPPTSGDVGAGGFSSGSDATDSTFAVDGDERTLEGTDAGDDERAASPEFEFDGDSHPSNDERAADRD; via the coding sequence ATGATAGTAAAATCGCTGATAGTGGGCGGGGCGATCGTGATGTGCGGATCGATCCTCTATACGAGGCGGTTGGTTCGGCGACTCGACGAGAACGACTACCGCCGACGGTGGATCGGATTGTTCGGACTGATGTCGTTTTTCCTGATCGGATACGTCGCCGCCCTCTGGGTGACGGTCCGCGGGTCCGAAGAGATGTTTCGATTGCTCACGGGGTTCGTCTTCCTGTTCGGCGCGGTGTTCGTCTCGCTGGTAGTCAATACTGGAATATTGACAGTCGAGGACCTACAGGACAGAGGCGAGGCGATCCAACGCAAGATGAACGAAGCAGAGGAAGCGCGTCGTGAGGCCGTTGCGCTTCGAAAAGAAGCTGAACGGGCCAACCAGCATCTCATAGCGAAGGCCGACGAGTACGCCGACGTAATGCAGGCGTGTGCGGCCGGCGACTTGACCCGACGGATGGATCCTGAAAGCGAGAACGAGGCGATACGAACGGTCGCGACCGAGTTCAACGAGATGATCGCCGAACTCGAGTCGACGACGGAGTTCCTCTCGCAATTCGCTGTGGACGTCGCTGCTGCATCCGAGGAAGCGACGGCCAGTTCGGAGGAAGTGCAATCGGCCTCCCAGCAAGTGGCCGGTTCTATTCAGGACATCTCCAGTGGTGCGGAGCGCCAATACGAGAGCTTTCAATCCGTCGACGCCGAAATGAATGGTCTCTCGAGTACGATCGAGGAGATCGCTTCCTCGTCGAACCGGGTGGCGGACCTCGCAGCGCAAACCGCACGGACCGGCGAAGAGGGACGCGAAGCCGCCCGGGACGCGATCGAGGGAATGAACGAGATCGAATCCGAGTCCGAACGGGCCGTCGAGGACATCGAGGCGCTCCAGGCCGAGATCGATCAGATCGACGAACTCGTCGAGTTCATCTCTACGGTCGCGGATCAGACGAATATGCTCGCGCTCAACGCCAACATCGAGGCCTCGCGCTCGGCCAAGTCCGGAGGCGGTGGGTTCAGCGCGGTCGCCGGCGAAGTCAAGGAACTCGCATCGGAGACGAAAGAGGCCGCCGAAAGTATAGAAGAGCGTATCGAGGGCATCAAAGAACAGACGAACCGGACGGCAGACACCGTTCGTGCCACTAGCGAGGAGGTCACTAGCCACCGCGAGGCTGTCGAGAACGCCGCTTCGGCCCTCGAGGCAATCGCAATGTACACACGAGACACGAACGACGGGGTGCAGGAAATCTCGGCTGCGACCGAACAGCAGGCCGCGTCGACCCAGCAGGTCGTCGCCATGATCGACGAAGCGACCGCGATATCCGAGGAAACCGTTTCGGAAGCCGAAACTGTCGCCGCAGCGGCCGAAGAGCAGACGAGTTCACTCGCCGAAGTTTCACGGGTCATCACGGACCTCTCTCATCAGGCGACGCAACTGGCAGAGAGACTCGACAGCTTCGAGACAGACGCAAACGAGCGACCCACGTGGCCGCCGACTAGCGGAGACGTCGGGGCAGGTGGATTCTCCTCCGGGTCGGATGCGACGGACTCCACGTTCGCCGTCGACGGTGACGAACGGACACTCGAGGGAACCGACGCTGGAGACGACGAACGTGCGGCGTCCCCGGAATTCGAATTCGACGGCGACTCGCATCCGTCGAACGACGAGCGCGCCGCCGATCGAGATTGA